One segment of Glaciihabitans arcticus DNA contains the following:
- the yjfF gene encoding galactofuranose ABC transporter, permease protein YjfF, with the protein MTTTPVAPAFLERIGVSRFIPSSKFSSVIVTFVLLVVMFGVGASRYRNFASGQVILNLFVDNAFLIVLAVGMTFVILTGGIDLSVGSVVALSTMIAASLARDGWPPMVIIAIVLVAGSTIGLLSGLVIHYFQIQPFIVTLAAMFLARGLCYVISLNSISITDPFFTAMANTRIPIADRMSITPSVIIALVVVAIGFLVLHYTRTGRTVYAIGGGEHSAMLMGLPVSRTKVLVYVISGFCSAVAGVLFTFYTLSGYSLTAVGMELDAIAAVVIGGTLLTGGYGFVLGSLLGVLLLGIIQTIISFEGTLSSWWTKIVIGGLLLVFIVLQRVLTARRK; encoded by the coding sequence ATGACCACAACACCCGTGGCCCCGGCCTTCCTCGAACGCATCGGCGTCTCGCGGTTCATCCCGTCGTCGAAGTTCTCCTCGGTGATCGTGACCTTCGTGCTGCTGGTCGTGATGTTCGGAGTCGGCGCCAGCCGGTACCGCAACTTCGCGAGCGGCCAGGTGATCCTCAACCTCTTCGTGGACAACGCGTTCCTCATCGTTTTGGCAGTCGGGATGACGTTCGTCATCCTCACCGGAGGCATCGACCTCTCGGTCGGCTCTGTCGTCGCCCTCTCGACCATGATCGCGGCCTCGCTCGCGCGCGACGGCTGGCCACCGATGGTCATCATCGCGATCGTGCTCGTCGCGGGTTCGACGATCGGACTGCTGAGCGGGCTCGTGATCCACTACTTCCAGATCCAACCGTTCATCGTGACGCTCGCCGCGATGTTCCTCGCGCGGGGGCTCTGCTACGTGATCAGCCTCAACTCGATCTCGATCACCGATCCGTTCTTCACCGCGATGGCGAACACCCGCATCCCGATCGCGGATCGTATGTCGATCACGCCGAGCGTGATCATCGCGCTCGTCGTCGTCGCCATCGGGTTCCTTGTGCTGCACTACACGCGCACCGGTCGCACCGTGTACGCGATCGGCGGCGGTGAGCACTCGGCGATGCTCATGGGCCTCCCGGTCTCGCGCACCAAGGTGCTCGTCTACGTGATCAGCGGCTTCTGCTCGGCGGTCGCCGGGGTGCTCTTCACCTTCTATACGCTTTCGGGCTACAGCCTCACGGCCGTCGGCATGGAGCTCGACGCGATCGCAGCAGTCGTCATCGGCGGCACCCTGCTCACGGGTGGCTACGGGTTCGTACTCGGTTCGCTGCTGGGCGTGCTGCTGCTCGGCATCATCCAGACCATCATCAGCTTCGAGGGCACGCTCAGTTCGTGGTGGACGAAGATCGTCATCGGCGGACTGCTGCTCGTCTTCATCGTGCTGCAGCGGGTTCTCACCGCGCGACGCAAGTGA
- a CDS encoding ABC transporter permease, whose translation MNIPDIWRGLTRSRLFWPVLTLVALAILNVVVAPNFFSIQVKDGHLFGSIIDILRNGAPTILVALGMTLVIATRGIDLSVGAIVAISGALACTIIADAPDGNNPGTVVFAVAVSLVFSLVLGSWNGLLVSVFGIQPIIATLILMTAGRGIAMLITEGQIITVSSAPYKVIGAGYWFGLPASIVIAGIMFAIAALFTRRTALGLLIESVGINPEASRLAGIRSRGIIWTVYVFSAVCAAIAGLMISSNVTAADANSAGLYIEMDAILAVVIGGTSLAGGRYSLTGSLIGAFVIQTLTTTVYTIGIAPEITLVFKALVVIAVCLLQSPVVQARMHRRKAAPPLPPVPSGTITTPVAAETAGVAS comes from the coding sequence ATGAACATCCCCGACATCTGGCGCGGCCTGACCCGGAGCCGCCTGTTCTGGCCGGTTCTCACCCTCGTCGCCCTCGCGATCCTGAACGTGGTCGTCGCGCCGAACTTCTTCTCGATCCAGGTCAAGGACGGGCACCTGTTCGGCAGCATCATCGACATTCTGCGCAACGGTGCGCCGACCATCCTTGTCGCGCTCGGGATGACGCTCGTCATCGCAACCCGCGGCATCGACCTCTCGGTCGGCGCGATCGTCGCCATCTCCGGCGCCCTCGCCTGCACGATCATCGCGGATGCCCCCGACGGCAACAACCCCGGCACCGTCGTCTTCGCTGTGGCCGTGTCTCTCGTCTTCTCGCTCGTGCTGGGCAGCTGGAACGGGCTGCTCGTCTCCGTGTTCGGCATCCAGCCGATCATCGCGACGCTCATTCTCATGACGGCCGGTCGCGGCATCGCGATGCTCATCACCGAGGGCCAGATCATCACGGTTTCAAGCGCGCCCTACAAGGTGATCGGCGCGGGCTACTGGTTCGGCCTGCCCGCCTCGATCGTGATCGCCGGCATCATGTTCGCCATCGCCGCGCTGTTCACACGCCGCACGGCACTCGGCCTGCTGATCGAGTCGGTCGGCATCAACCCCGAGGCGTCGAGGCTCGCAGGCATCCGGTCGCGAGGGATCATCTGGACCGTCTACGTCTTCAGCGCCGTCTGCGCTGCTATCGCGGGCCTGATGATCTCGTCGAACGTGACCGCGGCCGACGCCAACAGCGCGGGGCTCTACATCGAGATGGACGCCATCCTCGCGGTCGTGATCGGCGGCACCTCGCTCGCGGGCGGCCGTTACTCGCTCACGGGGTCGCTCATCGGGGCGTTCGTGATCCAGACCCTCACGACCACCGTCTACACGATCGGCATCGCGCCCGAGATCACCCTCGTCTTCAAGGCGCTCGTCGTGATCGCCGTCTGCCTGCTGCAATCGCCGGTCGTTCAGGCCCGGATGCATCGGCGCAAGGCCGCCCCACCCCTGCCGCCCGTGCCGAGCGGCACCATCACCACGCCCGTTGCCGCCGAGACCGCCGGAGTCGCATCATGA